Below is a window of Populus trichocarpa isolate Nisqually-1 chromosome 3, P.trichocarpa_v4.1, whole genome shotgun sequence DNA.
TGTCATGAAGAACATATCTAGTATCAGGAACATAGCCACCTGTTTTCATCTCACGCAATTCCTTTAATTTCTCATCATCCTTGTAAAATGTAGGATTCCTAAACTCAGCTACTCTATTCTTTCCTTCAAGCATGCTAATCAGATTATACTTCTTCGGTGGTGGAGTTGGGATTTTATTAGCAACAGCCTTTGATGAATCAAGAGAAACGATCAATTCCTCAGCGTGGTCTTCAAGATCAATGTCTCCATGACTTCTAGCATACTTCCTCAATGCCTCCCAAATTTCCACTGTGGGTTCAAATGGAAGTTTCTCAATATACTCCACAGCTTCATTAAGATATGCAGACTTTCCAAGAACATCTATAATGCTCAAATAATGCTCAAGGGTTGGACTTATGCCAAACTCCCTGCTCATTtcctcaaaatataaaaaccctTCCTCCACTGCCTCGGCACTTGCACAGGCAGACAAAACAGCATGAAATGTTTCCCCAGTGGGTTCCAAGCCCAACTTCTTCATCTGCTCAAACAGCTCCAACCCCTCATCTCCCAGGTCATTATTGGCATACTCATTTATCATCAAATGCCATGAATCCATATTCCTCTCAGGCATATGATCAAAAACTCTCCTCGCATCTGCCATACTTCCACATTTCCCATACATCTTAATCACATTATTGTTCAACTTAACATCGCCCCTAAAGGTCGACtgcaaaaaataatcatggacCTTCTTGGCATCCTCATGTTTTGAGCACATCTCAaacaaactataaaaacaattagcaTCGCCTTTAACCCCATTATCCATCAACTCGATAGCTTGCTTAACCTTACCCTCCTGACACAAACGCTCCAAGTCATAAACCGAAGGAGGCGGAGCAGTAGCTGGAGCTGGATCATTAGCATTGGCACTAAAATTAACATTCAAATCCTGTCTTCGACTCTCCGAGCCCACACGTGAGGCCCACTGATCAGTGTTTCTCTGTTGCGGATATCCCTGATTTCGGTTGTCCAATCGATTTGGGCTTCCGGGTTGCCCATAATCCCCCCGGACATCAGGGCTAAACTGACCAGGGTTTTGGTACTGGGGATGATTTTGATCCCGTTGATTAGGGTTTGGATACTGGGGGTAATTTTGATACCGTTGATTAGGGTTTGGATACTGGGGAGCAGTAGCTGGAGCATTAGCAT
It encodes the following:
- the LOC112326961 gene encoding pentatricopeptide repeat-containing protein At2g15690, mitochondrial, encoding MASSMAIRLSQPPQKLHPLFSKVRSLRHFSFSNKTLILAKPLTTSALPNDHQRFYPNDASQWNSRTLTHPPSPPPPHHQSSPQPAHYNHNQPIQNQQYPPPNQQNYPNQGYAYPDQGGYPQQQHQYPNPNQRDQNYPQYQNPGQFSPDVRGDYGQPGSPNRWDNRNQGYPQQKKTDQWASRVVPESRRQDLNVNFSASANANAPATAPQYPNPNQRYQNYPQYPNPNQRDQNHPQYQNPGQFSPDVRGDYGQPGSPNRLDNRNQGYPQQRNTDQWASRVGSESRRQDLNVNFSANANDPAPATAPPPSVYDLERLCQEGKVKQAIELMDNGVKGDANCFYSLFEMCSKHEDAKKVHDYFLQSTFRGDVKLNNNVIKMYGKCGSMADARRVFDHMPERNMDSWHLMINEYANNDLGDEGLELFEQMKKLGLEPTGETFHAVLSACASAEAVEEGFLYFEEMSREFGISPTLEHYLSIIDVLGKSAYLNEAVEYIEKLPFEPTVEIWEALRKYARSHGDIDLEDHAEELIVSLDSSKAVANKIPTPPPKKYNLISMLEGKNRVAEFRNPTFYKDDEKLKELREMKTGGYVPDTRYVLHDIDQEAKEQALLYHSERLAIAYGLISTPARMPLRIIKNLRVCGDCHNAIKIMSKIVGRELIVRDNKRFHHFKDGKCSCGDYW